One Streptomyces sp. RPA4-2 genomic window carries:
- a CDS encoding ABC transporter substrate-binding protein, whose translation MARKPFVTAVFTATTLTLTGCSGAGAPSGEAATAPADPGSVSGDITVLTQRTDLVQNGTMKKYATEFNKAYPKVKVKFQGITDYEGEVKIRMNTENYGDVLMIPAAISKDDYPKFFAPLGSTAQLSKRYRFTDKTGVNGKVYGIASFGTANGFVYNKAVWKKAGVTQWPATPRQFITDLRKIKAGTDSVPYYTNFKDMWPLTAWTNNLGSVSCDPQSSNKLVTTDSPWAPGSDLNVIDTLLYDIVHDKLSEKDPTTTNWESSKTLIAQGKIASMQLGSWAITQMQDAARKAGAGPDDIGFMPFPAQKNGKFCATLLSDYQQAVNAHSQHKAAARAWIDWFTDKSGYAQKEGAVSALKSAPMPDTLKAYTDSGVQFVERSEADTGKVNSIDDAAEIGLSKPDYRQKLVDLARGAQKGSLDDFLGDLDKRWNEARKTAGS comes from the coding sequence ATGGCAAGGAAGCCATTCGTGACCGCCGTGTTCACCGCTACGACACTGACACTCACCGGATGCAGCGGGGCAGGAGCGCCGTCCGGCGAGGCTGCCACCGCGCCGGCCGATCCCGGCAGCGTGTCGGGGGACATCACCGTTCTGACGCAGCGGACGGACCTGGTGCAGAACGGCACGATGAAGAAGTACGCCACGGAGTTCAACAAGGCCTACCCGAAGGTGAAGGTGAAGTTCCAGGGCATCACCGACTACGAGGGTGAGGTCAAGATCCGGATGAACACGGAGAACTACGGCGACGTCCTCATGATCCCCGCCGCCATCTCCAAGGACGACTACCCGAAGTTCTTCGCGCCCCTGGGGAGCACCGCGCAACTCAGCAAGAGGTACCGGTTCACGGACAAGACAGGCGTGAACGGCAAGGTGTACGGCATCGCGAGCTTCGGCACCGCCAACGGCTTCGTCTACAACAAAGCCGTCTGGAAAAAGGCCGGCGTGACGCAATGGCCCGCCACCCCGAGGCAGTTCATCACCGACCTGCGCAAGATCAAGGCGGGTACCGACTCCGTCCCGTACTACACGAACTTCAAGGACATGTGGCCGCTGACCGCCTGGACCAACAACCTGGGCTCGGTCAGCTGCGACCCGCAGTCGAGCAACAAGCTGGTCACGACCGACTCCCCGTGGGCGCCCGGCAGCGACCTGAACGTCATCGACACACTGCTCTACGACATCGTGCACGACAAGCTGTCCGAGAAGGACCCCACGACCACCAACTGGGAAAGCTCCAAGACCCTGATCGCCCAGGGGAAGATCGCGAGCATGCAGCTGGGCTCCTGGGCGATCACCCAGATGCAGGACGCGGCAAGGAAGGCCGGTGCCGGCCCCGACGACATCGGCTTCATGCCCTTCCCGGCCCAGAAGAACGGCAAGTTCTGTGCCACCCTGCTGTCCGACTACCAGCAGGCCGTCAACGCTCACTCCCAGCACAAGGCCGCCGCCCGCGCCTGGATCGACTGGTTCACCGACAAGTCCGGTTACGCGCAGAAGGAGGGGGCGGTGTCAGCCCTCAAGTCCGCGCCCATGCCGGACACGCTCAAGGCCTACACCGACAGCGGTGTTCAGTTCGTGGAGCGCTCCGAAGCGGACACCGGAAAAGTCAACTCCATCGACGACGCCGCGGAGATCGGCCTGAGCAAGCCCGACTACCGCCAGAAGCTGGTCGACCTGGCCCGCGGAGCGCAGAAGGGCAGTCTGGACGACTTCCTCGGGGATCTCGACAAGCGGTGGAACGAGGCGAGGAAGACCGCCGGTTCGTGA
- a CDS encoding carbohydrate ABC transporter permease, translated as MSDTTRAPAAHLPSPSPRRATTRAVKGAPPRTWRSAPLRRLTPWLFLLIPVGLLITFTYVPVGNMIYYSFTDWDGVSPDRDLTGLRNYTDLFTRPELFRVFFVSFYYLAAAVVQIAVALYFATVLSFDLRLRNFFKGILFFPYLINGVAIGFVFLYFFQDGGTLDTLLSWFGAGSDHAWLGDPQSANISLAGVSVWRFTGLNFVLFLGAVQSIPGELYEAAELDGANRWQQFRHLILPGIRPVISLSVILAVSGSLSVFEIPYVMTGGATGTSTFVIQTVKLAFQFNKTGLASAAAVVLLLIVLLITWLQRLLVPDDEVDLV; from the coding sequence ATGTCCGACACGACTCGCGCCCCGGCGGCGCACCTCCCCTCGCCATCCCCGCGCCGCGCCACGACCCGGGCGGTCAAGGGAGCCCCGCCGCGTACGTGGCGCTCGGCTCCGCTGCGCAGGCTCACACCCTGGCTGTTCCTCCTGATCCCGGTCGGGCTGCTGATCACGTTCACCTACGTACCGGTGGGGAACATGATCTATTACAGCTTCACCGACTGGGACGGGGTGAGCCCGGACCGCGATCTCACCGGACTGCGGAACTACACCGACCTGTTCACACGCCCCGAACTGTTCCGTGTGTTCTTCGTCAGCTTCTACTATCTGGCAGCTGCCGTGGTGCAGATCGCCGTAGCGCTCTACTTCGCCACGGTCCTCAGCTTCGACCTGCGGCTGCGTAACTTCTTCAAGGGGATCCTGTTCTTCCCCTACCTCATCAACGGCGTGGCCATCGGATTCGTCTTCCTGTACTTCTTCCAGGACGGCGGCACCCTCGACACCCTTCTGTCGTGGTTCGGGGCGGGCTCGGACCACGCCTGGCTCGGTGACCCGCAATCGGCGAACATCTCGTTGGCCGGCGTCTCGGTGTGGCGGTTCACGGGGCTCAACTTCGTGCTCTTCCTGGGCGCTGTCCAGTCGATCCCCGGTGAGCTCTACGAGGCCGCGGAACTCGACGGAGCCAACCGGTGGCAGCAGTTCCGGCACCTGATCCTTCCCGGGATCCGGCCCGTCATCAGCCTCAGCGTCATTCTCGCCGTCTCCGGCTCACTGTCCGTGTTCGAGATCCCCTACGTCATGACCGGCGGCGCCACGGGCACCTCGACCTTCGTCATCCAGACCGTCAAGCTGGCCTTCCAGTTCAACAAGACGGGTCTGGCGTCGGCCGCCGCCGTCGTCCTGCTTCTCATCGTCCTGTTGATCACATGGCTGCAGCGCCTGCTCGTGCCCGACGACGAGGTGGACCTGGTATGA
- a CDS encoding carbohydrate ABC transporter permease yields the protein MSTHTRRPRRPFVARTLVYASLVIASLVVLTPLVVVFLTSLKTPHEVADGGRALSLPHDWLNLRNYATAFADGHLLTALGNTAFILAFSITGTVLIGSMTAYAVDRFDFRGKKLVMGLFLVATLVPGVTTQVATFQVVNSFGLFDTRWAPILLYMGTDILSIYIFLQFIRGIPRSLDEAARMDGANALTIYWKIIFPLLKPAVATVVIVKGITVYNDFYIPFLYMPSEGLGTMSTALFRFKGPFGAHWEDISAGTVLVILPTLAVFLFLQRYIYNGFARGATK from the coding sequence ATGAGCACCCACACCCGCCGTCCCCGACGGCCCTTTGTCGCCCGGACGCTCGTCTACGCCTCACTGGTCATCGCCTCGCTCGTCGTCCTGACGCCTCTCGTGGTCGTCTTCCTGACCTCCTTGAAGACTCCGCACGAAGTGGCGGACGGTGGACGGGCGTTGAGCTTGCCGCACGACTGGCTCAACCTGCGCAACTACGCCACCGCCTTCGCCGACGGCCACCTGCTCACGGCACTCGGCAACACGGCCTTCATTCTTGCCTTCTCCATCACAGGCACAGTCCTGATCGGATCCATGACCGCGTACGCCGTGGACCGCTTCGACTTCCGCGGCAAGAAACTGGTGATGGGCCTGTTCCTTGTAGCCACCCTCGTCCCCGGCGTGACCACTCAGGTCGCCACCTTCCAAGTGGTCAACAGCTTCGGCCTGTTCGACACCCGTTGGGCCCCGATCCTGCTGTACATGGGGACAGACATCCTGTCGATCTACATCTTCCTCCAGTTCATCAGAGGCATCCCCCGATCCCTGGACGAAGCCGCCCGCATGGACGGCGCGAACGCGCTGACCATCTACTGGAAGATCATCTTCCCGCTGCTGAAACCCGCGGTGGCAACCGTCGTCATCGTCAAGGGGATCACCGTGTACAACGACTTCTACATCCCCTTCCTCTACATGCCCTCCGAGGGACTCGGCACGATGTCCACCGCTCTCTTCCGGTTCAAGGGCCCCTTCGGGGCTCACTGGGAGGACATCTCCGCCGGCACGGTCCTGGTCATCCTGCCCACGCTGGCCGTCTTCCTCTTCCTCCAGCGGTACATCTACAACGGCTTCGCGCGCGGGGCGACGAAGTGA
- a CDS encoding MFS transporter, giving the protein MASAATAPPPPANLKRIVAASLIGTTIEWYDFFLYGSAAALVFNKLFFPGSDPLVGTLLSFLTYAVGFAARPLGALVFGHYGDRLGRKKLLVLSLLLMGGATFAIGLLPTHATVGAAAPVLLTALRLVQGFALGGEWGGAVLLVSEHGDAKRRGFWASWPQTGAPAGQLLATGVLSLLTATLSDGSFVAWGWRIPFLLSGVLVVVGLWIRLSVDESPVFREALARAEERGRTPDSAAEKLPLVSVLRHHWRDVLVAMGARMAENISYYVITAFILVYATTSAGVSRQTALNAVLIASAVHFAVIPAWGALSDRIGRRPVYLLGAAGVGLWMFPFFSLIDTGGFGNLVLAVTVGLVLHGAMYAPQAAFFSEMFATRMRYSGASIGAQFASVAAGAPAPLIATALLSDYGSSTPISLYVIAAAVLTLISVGVAKETRHRDLADVADHGEAEVSVPAADARSTA; this is encoded by the coding sequence ATGGCCTCCGCGGCAACCGCTCCCCCACCACCCGCCAACCTCAAGCGCATCGTCGCCGCCAGTCTCATCGGCACCACCATCGAGTGGTACGACTTCTTCCTGTACGGCTCGGCGGCCGCGCTCGTCTTCAACAAGCTCTTCTTCCCCGGCTCCGACCCGCTCGTCGGCACGCTGCTGTCGTTCCTCACGTACGCGGTCGGCTTCGCGGCGCGGCCCCTCGGCGCACTGGTCTTCGGACACTACGGGGACCGGCTCGGCCGTAAGAAACTGCTGGTGCTCAGCCTGTTGTTGATGGGCGGGGCGACGTTCGCGATCGGTCTGCTGCCGACGCACGCGACAGTCGGCGCGGCGGCCCCCGTGCTGCTGACGGCACTGCGCCTCGTCCAGGGATTCGCGCTGGGCGGCGAGTGGGGCGGCGCCGTCCTGCTGGTGTCCGAACACGGGGACGCGAAGCGGCGCGGGTTCTGGGCCTCCTGGCCGCAGACCGGAGCTCCCGCGGGGCAGCTCCTGGCGACCGGCGTGCTCTCGCTGCTCACCGCCACCCTGTCGGACGGTTCGTTCGTCGCCTGGGGCTGGCGCATCCCGTTCCTGCTGTCCGGCGTGCTGGTCGTCGTCGGTTTGTGGATACGTCTGTCTGTCGATGAATCACCGGTGTTCCGGGAGGCGTTGGCGCGGGCCGAGGAACGCGGGCGGACACCGGACTCCGCCGCGGAGAAGCTGCCGCTGGTGTCCGTGCTGCGCCACCACTGGCGCGATGTCCTGGTCGCGATGGGCGCTCGGATGGCGGAGAACATCAGCTACTACGTGATCACCGCCTTCATCCTCGTGTACGCCACCACGTCCGCCGGTGTCTCCCGGCAGACCGCGCTCAACGCGGTACTGATCGCCTCCGCCGTCCACTTCGCCGTCATCCCCGCCTGGGGCGCGCTGTCGGACCGGATCGGCCGCAGGCCCGTCTATCTGCTGGGTGCCGCCGGCGTGGGCCTGTGGATGTTCCCCTTCTTCTCGCTCATCGACACGGGCGGCTTCGGCAACCTGGTCCTCGCCGTCACCGTCGGACTCGTCCTGCACGGCGCGATGTACGCGCCCCAGGCCGCCTTCTTCTCCGAGATGTTCGCGACGCGGATGCGCTACTCCGGTGCCTCGATCGGTGCCCAGTTCGCCTCGGTCGCTGCGGGCGCCCCCGCCCCGCTGATCGCGACCGCGCTGCTGTCCGACTACGGCAGCTCCACGCCGATCTCCCTGTACGTCATCGCGGCGGCCGTGCTCACCCTGATCTCGGTGGGTGTCGCCAAGGAGACCCGGCACCGCGACCTGGCCGATGTGGCGGACCACGGCGAGGCGGAGGTCTCCGTGCCGGCGGCGGATGCGCGTTCCACGGCCTGA
- a CDS encoding GAF domain-containing protein has product MSRDHVQSAERSADNAETPFLHLLARGAPAEAYEQPVLLARAESCPAARVAALEEAKLLALRVRSEMEGRRRREAELSALFETAHDLAGLRDLDAVLRAIVQRARSLLGTDVAYLSLHDEAEGDTYMRVTEGSVAARFQQLRLGMGEGLGGLVAQTARPYVTDDYFKDDRFQHTRTIDAGVRDEGLVAILGVPLMIGRHVIGVLFAADRRARIFEREQIALLGSFAALAAAAIDTANRLLETRSALDRLGRANEIIRDRSGVIERASDVHDRLAELVLRGGGVHDVAAAVSEVLDGTVEFTGTDTAPGAALQTSRAEGHAVRHGQDWVAAVAAGGELLGALVLGGQPGLDPVDQRTLERAAMVTSLLLLARRSAAEAEQRVRGELLDDLLDARDRDPRLLRERATRLHADLDAVHVVLAARLDTTAADADRAADARRRLWSAASHLAATGHGLAAARDGGTVLLLPLGPDETATDLARRTAGQLGTAVHEAVTVGASAPLEALAAHPEAVAAAYAEGQRCLEALRLLGRAGDGAAAEDFGFLGLLLAGDRDISGFVGRTIGQVVAYDQQRGTDLLRTLDAYFACGMSPARTKDDLHVHVNTVAQRLERVGRLLGEDWQSPARVLEIQLALRLHRLSTAARH; this is encoded by the coding sequence ATGTCCCGCGATCACGTGCAGTCCGCCGAACGCTCCGCCGACAACGCCGAGACACCCTTCCTCCACCTGCTGGCCAGAGGCGCCCCCGCCGAGGCGTACGAGCAGCCGGTCCTGCTCGCCCGCGCCGAGAGCTGTCCAGCCGCCCGCGTCGCCGCGCTCGAAGAGGCCAAGCTGCTCGCCCTGCGCGTGCGTTCCGAGATGGAGGGCCGGCGCCGTCGCGAGGCCGAACTGTCCGCGCTCTTCGAGACCGCCCACGACCTGGCGGGCCTGCGCGACCTCGACGCCGTACTGCGCGCGATCGTGCAGCGGGCCCGGTCACTGCTGGGCACGGACGTCGCCTACCTCAGCCTGCACGACGAGGCCGAGGGAGACACGTACATGCGGGTCACCGAGGGCTCGGTCGCGGCACGCTTCCAGCAACTGCGGCTCGGCATGGGGGAGGGGCTCGGTGGGCTCGTCGCCCAGACCGCCCGCCCCTACGTCACCGACGACTACTTCAAGGACGACCGCTTCCAGCACACCCGGACCATCGACGCGGGCGTCCGGGACGAAGGCCTGGTCGCCATCCTCGGCGTGCCCCTCATGATCGGGCGCCATGTCATCGGAGTGCTGTTCGCCGCGGACCGCCGGGCACGGATCTTCGAGCGTGAGCAGATCGCCCTCCTGGGCTCGTTCGCGGCCCTGGCCGCGGCGGCCATCGACACGGCGAACCGACTCTTGGAGACCCGCTCCGCCCTCGACCGCCTGGGCCGTGCCAACGAGATCATCCGGGACCGCAGCGGAGTGATCGAGCGCGCCTCGGACGTCCACGACCGCCTCGCCGAGCTGGTGCTGCGCGGCGGCGGGGTCCATGACGTGGCCGCCGCGGTGTCCGAAGTGCTCGACGGCACGGTCGAGTTCACCGGGACGGACACGGCGCCCGGCGCCGCCCTCCAGACCTCCCGCGCCGAGGGACACGCGGTGCGGCACGGTCAGGACTGGGTCGCGGCCGTGGCGGCCGGGGGCGAGCTGCTCGGCGCGCTGGTGCTGGGCGGACAACCAGGTCTCGACCCCGTCGACCAGCGCACCCTTGAACGCGCCGCGATGGTCACCTCACTCCTCCTGCTCGCCAGACGCTCGGCCGCCGAGGCCGAACAGCGCGTGCGCGGCGAACTGCTGGACGATCTGCTGGACGCCCGGGACCGCGACCCACGTCTGCTGCGCGAGCGCGCAACCCGTCTCCATGCCGACCTGGACGCCGTCCATGTGGTGCTCGCCGCCCGCCTGGACACCACCGCCGCCGATGCCGACCGCGCGGCGGACGCACGCCGACGGCTGTGGTCCGCCGCGTCCCATCTGGCCGCGACCGGACACGGACTGGCCGCCGCCCGGGACGGGGGCACGGTCCTGCTGCTCCCGCTCGGCCCGGACGAGACGGCCACCGACCTGGCCCGCCGCACGGCCGGACAACTGGGCACCGCCGTCCACGAGGCCGTCACGGTCGGCGCCTCGGCACCCCTCGAAGCCCTCGCCGCGCACCCTGAAGCGGTGGCCGCGGCGTACGCGGAGGGGCAGCGCTGTCTCGAGGCGCTGCGCCTGCTCGGGCGCGCCGGGGACGGTGCCGCGGCCGAGGACTTCGGATTCCTGGGACTGTTGCTCGCCGGGGACCGTGACATCTCCGGTTTCGTCGGGCGGACCATCGGCCAGGTCGTGGCCTACGACCAGCAGCGCGGCACCGACCTGCTGCGCACCCTCGACGCCTACTTCGCGTGCGGGATGAGTCCGGCGCGCACCAAGGACGACCTGCACGTCCATGTGAACACGGTGGCCCAGCGGCTGGAGCGGGTGGGCCGGCTGCTGGGGGAGGACTGGCAGAGCCCGGCCCGCGTGCTTGAGATCCAACTCGCCCTGCGACTGCACCGGTTGTCCACGGCCGCACGGCACTGA
- a CDS encoding 3-hydroxybutyrate dehydrogenase, giving the protein MTAPSALPGPHALPGPHTHSSGLDGRTALVTGAAGGIGRACVLRLAAHGAKVRAVDLDTAGLEALTELARGLPGTVEPHPLDLTDLDAAELAAAGTDVLVNNAGLQTVRPIEEFPPEVFHTMLTVMLEAPFRLIRGALPHMYGQRWGRIVNVSSVHGLRASAFKSAYVAAKHGLEGLSKTAALEGAPHGVTSNCVNPAYVRTPLVEKQLADQARAHDVPEERVLSEVLLRDSAVKRLVEPEEVAEAVAYLCGPQASFVTGTSLVMDGGWTAH; this is encoded by the coding sequence ATGACCGCCCCCAGCGCCCTTCCGGGCCCCCACGCCCTCCCGGGTCCCCATACCCACTCGTCCGGCCTCGACGGCCGTACCGCCCTGGTCACCGGCGCCGCCGGCGGCATCGGCCGAGCGTGCGTGCTGCGGCTGGCCGCGCACGGGGCCAAGGTACGGGCGGTCGACCTGGACACCGCGGGACTGGAAGCACTCACCGAGCTGGCGCGAGGCCTGCCGGGCACCGTCGAGCCGCACCCACTCGACCTCACCGACCTCGACGCCGCGGAGCTCGCCGCCGCGGGCACCGACGTTCTCGTCAACAACGCCGGACTGCAGACGGTGCGGCCCATCGAGGAGTTTCCGCCGGAGGTCTTCCACACCATGCTCACGGTGATGCTGGAGGCCCCGTTCCGGCTGATCCGGGGCGCACTGCCACACATGTACGGGCAGCGCTGGGGTCGCATTGTCAATGTGTCCTCGGTCCATGGGTTGCGCGCGTCCGCCTTCAAGTCGGCGTATGTGGCCGCGAAACATGGGCTGGAAGGGCTGTCGAAAACGGCCGCCCTGGAAGGCGCCCCCCACGGAGTGACCTCGAACTGTGTGAACCCCGCCTATGTGCGCACCCCACTGGTCGAGAAACAGCTCGCGGACCAGGCGCGGGCCCACGACGTTCCCGAGGAGCGAGTGCTGTCCGAGGTGCTGCTGCGGGACAGCGCGGTCAAACGGCTCGTCGAACCCGAGGAGGTCGCCGAGGCGGTGGCCTATCTGTGCGGGCCCCAGGCCTCGTTCGTCACCGGCACGTCGCTGGTCATGGACGGCGGCTGGACGGCGCACTAG
- a CDS encoding NUDIX domain-containing protein, with translation MATPDFIRTIRASAGHQLLWLPGVTAIVFDDEGRVLLGRRADTGKWSVIGGIPDPGEQPAACAVREVFEETAVHCVVERVVLVQALDPVTYANNDTCQFMDVTFRCRAVGGEARVNDDESLEVGWFSVDALPELHEFAMFRIKQALSHAPAWFDTTT, from the coding sequence ATGGCTACTCCTGACTTCATCCGTACGATCCGGGCCTCCGCGGGGCATCAGCTGCTCTGGCTCCCCGGAGTCACCGCCATCGTCTTCGACGACGAGGGCAGAGTGCTGCTGGGCCGTCGTGCGGACACCGGCAAGTGGTCGGTCATCGGTGGCATCCCGGACCCGGGCGAGCAGCCCGCGGCCTGCGCCGTGCGGGAGGTCTTCGAGGAGACGGCGGTGCATTGCGTCGTCGAGCGCGTCGTACTCGTCCAGGCGCTGGACCCGGTCACCTACGCGAACAACGACACCTGCCAGTTCATGGACGTCACGTTCCGCTGCCGGGCCGTCGGCGGCGAGGCGCGGGTCAATGACGACGAGTCGCTGGAGGTCGGCTGGTTCTCGGTCGACGCCCTCCCGGAGCTGCACGAGTTCGCGATGTTCCGGATCAAGCAGGCTCTGTCCCACGCACCCGCATGGTTCGACACCACGACTTGA
- the lnt gene encoding apolipoprotein N-acyltransferase translates to MTATATSVDEPEQLEPQAASASRGARLARRYAPAAVAALSGVLLYVSFPPRTVSWLALPAFAVFAWVLRGRSWKAGLGLGYLFGLGFLLPLLVWTGVEVGPGPWLALVAVEAVYLALVGAGITLVSRLPGWPLWAAAVWIAGEAARARAPFGGFPWGKIAFGQADGVFLPLAALGGTPVLGFGVVLCGFGLYEIVRQVVEGRRAGVVRRGAAAVALLAVAVPVAGALAARALVSDKAEDGTATVAVIQGNVPRAGLEFNAQRRAVLDYHARETERLAAEVKAGKVARPDFVLWPENSSDVDPFTNADARAVIDTAAKAIGAPISVGGVVERDGKLYNEQILWDPVKGPLDTYDKRQVQPFGEYLPLRSLLGAINENWTSMVRQDFSRGHKPGVFAMNGTGVGLVTCYEAAFDWAVRSTVTDGAQIISVPSNNATFDRSEMTYQQLAMSRVRAVEHSRTVTVPVTSGVSAVIMPDGRITQRTGMFVADSLVQKVPLRSSETPATRLGILPEMLLVLVAAGGLGWAGASAVRGRRGGTD, encoded by the coding sequence GTGACCGCCACCGCAACCTCCGTAGACGAGCCGGAACAGCTCGAACCCCAGGCCGCGTCCGCATCGCGCGGGGCCAGACTGGCACGGCGATACGCTCCGGCCGCCGTCGCGGCGCTCTCCGGCGTACTGCTCTACGTCAGTTTCCCGCCCCGCACGGTGTCGTGGCTGGCCCTGCCCGCCTTCGCGGTCTTCGCCTGGGTCCTGCGCGGTCGCTCCTGGAAGGCGGGGCTCGGCCTCGGCTACCTGTTCGGCCTCGGCTTCCTGCTGCCGCTGCTCGTGTGGACCGGCGTCGAGGTCGGACCCGGGCCGTGGCTGGCCCTCGTCGCCGTGGAAGCGGTGTACCTCGCGCTCGTCGGCGCGGGCATCACCCTGGTGTCCCGGCTGCCCGGCTGGCCCCTGTGGGCCGCCGCCGTGTGGATCGCGGGAGAGGCGGCACGCGCGCGTGCGCCGTTCGGCGGCTTCCCCTGGGGGAAGATCGCCTTCGGGCAGGCGGACGGCGTCTTCCTGCCGCTGGCCGCGCTGGGCGGGACTCCGGTCCTCGGATTCGGGGTGGTGCTCTGCGGTTTCGGGCTGTACGAGATCGTGCGCCAGGTCGTCGAGGGCCGTCGCGCCGGTGTTGTACGACGGGGTGCCGCGGCCGTGGCGCTGCTCGCCGTCGCGGTCCCCGTGGCGGGGGCGCTCGCGGCGCGTGCGCTGGTGAGCGACAAGGCCGAGGACGGCACGGCGACCGTCGCGGTGATCCAGGGCAACGTTCCGCGCGCGGGTCTCGAGTTCAACGCCCAGCGGCGCGCGGTCCTCGACTACCACGCGCGGGAGACCGAGCGGCTGGCCGCCGAGGTGAAGGCGGGCAAGGTCGCCCGGCCCGACTTCGTGCTGTGGCCGGAGAACTCCTCCGACGTCGACCCGTTCACCAACGCCGACGCCCGCGCCGTCATCGACACCGCGGCCAAGGCCATCGGCGCGCCCATCTCGGTCGGCGGTGTCGTGGAGCGCGACGGCAAGCTCTACAACGAGCAGATCCTGTGGGACCCGGTGAAGGGGCCCCTGGACACGTACGACAAGCGGCAGGTCCAGCCGTTCGGCGAGTACCTTCCGCTGCGCTCGCTGCTCGGCGCGATCAACGAGAACTGGACGTCGATGGTGCGCCAGGACTTCAGCCGGGGTCACAAGCCGGGCGTCTTCGCGATGAACGGCACCGGGGTCGGACTCGTCACCTGCTACGAGGCCGCCTTCGACTGGGCCGTGCGCAGCACCGTGACGGACGGGGCGCAGATCATCTCGGTGCCGAGCAACAACGCGACCTTCGACCGCAGCGAGATGACGTACCAGCAGCTGGCCATGTCCCGGGTCCGTGCCGTGGAGCACAGCCGTACCGTCACGGTGCCGGTGACCAGCGGCGTCAGCGCCGTCATCATGCCGGACGGCAGGATCACCCAGCGGACCGGGATGTTCGTGGCGGACTCGCTGGTCCAGAAGGTGCCGCTGCGTTCCTCCGAGACCCCCGCCACGCGGCTGGGGATCCTCCCCGAGATGCTCCTGGTGCTGGTCGCCGCGGGCGGCCTCGGATGGGCCGGAGCCAGTGCGGTCCGTGGGCGCCGGGGCGGCACCGACTAG
- a CDS encoding O-antigen ligase family protein produces the protein MTSTAGATSANERRNVSDAAGVIVLGACAVWSLITAAVHDGRPEGVLLAVLAMAAGYASGRILGAVAPVAAPCAGALVGLGLALTERYTTPGPQMTAPLGHTGALAALLTLSIAAACCAARAARPPALRLALRLLAVGITVTAAVLGSAAGCALGAGVLLCSLAADRVRLRGLGLGAFALTAALVTSTTWAVAEDALPDGLTASLEGQLTEHRVLLWQDALHLVGRNPALGVGPGRYGELSPTIALAPLPDGKPHSAVLQQVAEQGVVGALLLALLFCWVLYSLWRSPQSTAIVLTAGAGLTALAVIASVGNTLSFTTVTAGAGLLAGLATARPLADGCPEQVLREDDHLWEHRLEP, from the coding sequence ATGACGTCCACGGCCGGTGCGACGTCCGCGAACGAGAGACGAAACGTTTCGGACGCGGCGGGCGTGATCGTGCTCGGTGCCTGCGCGGTCTGGTCACTGATCACTGCGGCCGTGCACGACGGACGCCCCGAGGGCGTCCTGCTTGCGGTGCTCGCGATGGCCGCCGGCTACGCCTCGGGCCGGATCCTGGGCGCGGTCGCGCCGGTCGCCGCCCCCTGCGCCGGGGCTCTCGTCGGACTCGGCCTCGCCCTCACCGAGCGGTACACCACCCCGGGCCCGCAGATGACGGCGCCGCTCGGGCACACCGGTGCCCTGGCCGCACTGCTGACCCTGTCGATCGCTGCGGCGTGCTGCGCGGCCCGGGCGGCGCGCCCGCCGGCGCTGCGGCTCGCGCTGCGCCTGCTGGCCGTCGGGATCACGGTGACTGCCGCGGTCCTCGGCTCGGCCGCGGGATGCGCCCTCGGCGCCGGGGTGCTGCTGTGCTCGCTCGCCGCCGACCGCGTGCGGCTCCGCGGCCTCGGCCTCGGAGCCTTCGCGCTCACCGCGGCCCTGGTCACGTCGACGACCTGGGCCGTCGCCGAGGACGCCCTCCCGGACGGGCTGACCGCCTCCCTCGAAGGTCAGCTCACCGAGCACCGGGTGCTGCTCTGGCAGGACGCGCTCCATCTGGTCGGCAGGAATCCGGCACTGGGAGTGGGTCCGGGCCGCTATGGAGAGCTCAGCCCGACGATCGCGCTGGCGCCGCTGCCCGACGGCAAGCCCCACTCCGCCGTACTGCAGCAGGTGGCCGAGCAGGGCGTGGTCGGCGCTCTGCTGCTCGCCTTGCTCTTCTGCTGGGTCCTCTACTCACTCTGGCGGTCTCCGCAGTCCACGGCGATCGTGCTGACGGCGGGGGCGGGCCTGACCGCTCTGGCCGTGATCGCGTCGGTGGGCAACACGCTGAGTTTCACCACGGTGACGGCCGGCGCGGGGCTGCTCGCGGGGCTCGCGACGGCACGGCCGTTGGCGGACGGGTGTCCGGAGCAGGTCCTGCGGGAGGACGACCATCTCTGGGAGCACCGGCTCGAACCGTGA